One stretch of Pirellulales bacterium DNA includes these proteins:
- a CDS encoding molybdenum cofactor biosynthesis protein B yields MSRSVDEHRAEAPPVVRCAVITISDTRTLETDRGGQTIVDRLTAAGHTIADRQITSDDPAQIGRILTALNERTDIDAILLTGGTGIGSRDQTFETVGSLLSKPLPGYGELFRMLSYEQVGAAAMLSRAIGALMGRKVLLTMPGSVAAVELAMDKLILPELGHLVREARR; encoded by the coding sequence ATGAGCCGATCGGTCGACGAGCATCGCGCCGAAGCGCCGCCGGTTGTGCGGTGTGCGGTGATCACGATCAGCGATACGCGAACGCTCGAAACCGATCGTGGCGGACAAACGATCGTCGATCGGCTCACGGCGGCGGGACACACGATTGCCGATCGGCAAATCACTTCCGACGACCCGGCACAAATCGGCCGCATCCTGACCGCCCTGAATGAGCGGACCGACATCGATGCCATACTGCTGACTGGGGGCACCGGCATCGGCAGCCGCGATCAGACATTCGAAACCGTCGGCAGTCTGCTTTCAAAGCCGCTACCGGGCTACGGCGAGCTATTCCGCATGTTGAGCTATGAACAGGTCGGAGCGGCGGCAATGCTCAGCCGGGCGATCGGCGCCCTGATGGGCCGCAAAGTGCTGCTGACGATGCCCGGCTCGGTCGCCGCTGTCGAATTGGCGATGGATAAGCTCATCCTGCCGGAATTAGGCCACTTGGTCCGCGAAGCTCGGCGATAA
- a CDS encoding endonuclease/exonuclease/phosphatase has protein sequence MKRFVVVLCLAAAGGSWLFFQKFSLDGLEKIAVRPRAVAPVSPPGDQMAAADGMVPFARQGNTIRIASYDIQAFGPAKFGQPLAMKVIVELLRRFDVIALEEVRSPRDDQMPRLVELLNATGRHYDFVIGPRQGAEEAPEQFAIVFDAASVEVDRSTVYTVDDPGRRMAHDPLVASFQVRGPANDEAFTFTLVDVHVAPEHREAELTALAQVCRAVRSVSIQGRLEDDIILAGNFNADDQHLGALGEIPNSTTALAAMPTNTRGTRMCDNIVFDRLATTEFTGRAGVVDLMHEFNLSMSQALEVSDHLPIWAEFSIYEGGQVGHMAERATGAVRE, from the coding sequence ATGAAAAGGTTCGTCGTCGTTTTATGCTTGGCCGCGGCGGGCGGCAGTTGGCTTTTCTTTCAGAAATTCAGTCTCGACGGGCTCGAGAAAATTGCCGTCCGGCCTCGGGCCGTCGCGCCCGTTTCACCGCCCGGCGATCAAATGGCCGCGGCTGATGGCATGGTGCCGTTTGCTCGGCAGGGCAACACGATTCGCATTGCTTCGTATGATATTCAAGCGTTCGGGCCGGCAAAGTTCGGCCAGCCGCTGGCGATGAAGGTGATTGTCGAATTGTTGCGGCGGTTTGATGTGATCGCGCTCGAGGAGGTTCGCTCGCCGCGCGACGACCAAATGCCACGGCTCGTCGAATTGTTGAATGCCACGGGCAGGCACTACGACTTCGTGATCGGTCCGCGGCAGGGAGCCGAGGAAGCTCCGGAGCAATTTGCCATCGTGTTCGACGCGGCCAGCGTTGAAGTAGATCGAAGCACGGTCTACACGGTCGACGATCCCGGCCGGCGGATGGCGCACGATCCCTTGGTGGCCAGCTTTCAAGTTCGCGGACCGGCCAATGACGAAGCATTTACGTTTACGCTCGTCGATGTGCATGTTGCTCCGGAGCATCGTGAGGCGGAACTGACCGCCCTGGCGCAGGTATGCCGGGCCGTGCGGAGCGTCAGTATCCAGGGCCGACTGGAAGACGACATTATCCTGGCGGGAAATTTCAACGCCGACGACCAGCACCTCGGCGCCCTGGGCGAAATCCCGAACTCGACAACCGCGCTTGCGGCGATGCCGACCAACACGCGCGGCACCCGGATGTGCGACAATATCGTGTTCGACCGGCTGGCGACGACCGAGTTCACTGGCCGCGCGGGAGTCGTGGATCTGATGCACGAATTCAATCTCTCGATGAGCCAAGCCCTCGAAGTGTCCGACCATTTGCCGATCTGGGCCGAATTCAGCATCTACGAAGGGGGCCAAGTCGGGCATATGGCCGAGCGAGCGACAGGTGCGGTGCGGGAATAG